TACCAGCCGGGAGACGAAATCGATCAGCTGCGAATCTGCGGTGTCCCAATTGATCCAGGTGAGCGCGGAGTCCTGGTTGTAGGCGTTGTTGTTGCCGTTTTGGGTGCGGCCCAGCTCGTCCCCGTGCAGGATCATGGGAACCCCTTGGGAGAGTAGCAAGGTGGTGAGGAAGTTGCGTTGCTGGCGGGCGCGCACAGCCAGGATTCCGGCGTCGTCGCTGGGCCCTTCCACCCCACAATTCCAGGAGCGGTTGTGGGCCTCCCCGTCCCGGCTGTCCTCTCCGTTGGCCTCGTTGTGTTTGTCGTTATAGCTGACAAGGTCGGCCAGAGTGAAGCCGTCGTGGGCGGTGACAAAGTTGATGGAAGCCACCGGGCGCCGACCGGAATGCCCGTACAGGTCCGAGGATCCGGTCAGCCGGGAGGCGAACTCGCCCAAGGTTGCCGGCTCGCCACGCCAAAAGTCGCGCACCGTGTCCCGGAATTTGCCGTTCCACTCCGTCCACTGCGGGGGAAAGTTCCCCATCTGGTATCCGCCGGGCCCTAGGTCCCATGGCTCGGCAATGAGTTTGACCCGGGACACCACCGGATCCTGCTGCACCATTTCAAAGAAGGTGGACAGCTTGTCGACGTCGTAGAACTCGCGGGCAAGGGTCGCAGCCAGGTCAAAACGGAACCCGTCAACGTGCATCTCGCTCACCCAGTAACGCAGCGAATCCATGATCAGTTGCAGCGCATGCGGTTCCCTGACATTGAAAGAGTTCCCCGTGCCCGTGTAGTCCAGATAATGTTCCTTGTCACCGTCCATGAGCCGGTAGTAGGCGCCGTTGTCGATACCCCGGAAGGACACTGTGGGTCCTAGGTGGTTTCCTTCAGCCGTGTGGTTGTACACCACGTCAAGGATGACCTCCAGGCCGTTGCGGTGCAGTTCCTTGACCATCTCCTTGAATTCGCGCACCTGATCGCAGGGGTCGGTGGCGGAGGCGTATTCATTGTGCGGGGCAAAAAATCCGATGGTGTTATAGCCCCAATAGTTGCGCAAACCCTTTGCGGCGAGCGAGTCGTCTTGAACAAATTGGTGCACCGGCATCAGTTCGACGGCGGTCACACCCAAGTTTTTCAGGTGGGCCACGACCGCGGGGTGCGCCACCCCGGCATACGTGCCGCGCTGGTGCTCCGGGACATCCGGGTGCAGGGCTGTCAGCCCTTTCACGTGGGCCTCATAAATGACACTTTGGAAGTAGGGAGTGTCGGGGCGGACGTCGTCGTGCCCGTCGGCGTCGGTCCAGTCAAATTGCTCGTCTGTGACCACAGACCGGTAGGTGTGCGGTGCGGAATCCTTGTCGTTGCGGGTCAGTGGCTGCCCAAATTCGTAGGCGTAAAGCGGCTGCCCCCACCTGATGTCGCCACCAACGGCACGTGCATAGGGGTCAAGCAGGAGCTTGCTGGGATTGAAACGCAGCCCGTTGGCCGGGTCCCACGGCCCGTCCACCCGGTACCCGTAGTGCTGTCCGGCCTCCACCCCGGGAACGTACCCGTGCCACACATAAGCGTCCACTTCGGTCAAGGGGAGACGCGTTTCGGTGCCCTCTGCGTCGAAGAGACACAAGTCCACTGCCTGCGCACCGCCGCTGAACACGGCAAAGTTGGTGCCGTTGCCGTCGGCGTGGGACCCCAGTGGATGCTGCCGTCCGGGCCAAAGTTCCACAGGTTCCCCCTCGGGTTAGTGCATGATCCGTGCCCAGACGGCAGGGATCCGTGCCGCCAGCGCTCCGGCGTTCAACGGCGCACCGCTGTCCACATGGGCCAGTCTGCCATGCAACGCCGCGGCAAGTGCCGCCGTGACGGCCAGCGTGTCTTGCACCCCCTCAGAGGGATCTTCCTGGTGCTGGTGTTCGGCCCGCATGGCGAGCAGTGCCACCAAGACGCCTGCCAGGGTGTCTCCGCTCCCCGCCGTAGCCAACGACGGCGCGCCGTCAGCTTGGGTGTACACCGTTCCCTCGGGTGAGGCCACCACCGTGGTGGGGCCCTTCAACAGCACCGTGGCACCCGTGACCCGGGCCGCCAGGCGGGCCGCGGCCAGGGGTGCGGCCTCGATCTCGGCACGGGATTTGGCGATTCCGTGCCGGGTAAGGAGCAAGGACAGTTCCCCCGCATGCGGGGTCAGCACCAGATGCGCATTGTGACGGCTTCCGGTGGCCTCTGCAGCGTCTTCCTCAGGTATCCCAGCCCCGAGGAGGGTCAAGGCGGCCGCATCCACCACTGTGGGGACTCGGGACTCCATGGCTTGACTGGCCCGCAGCAACGCGGCATTGTCCCCGTCGATGCCGGAGCCCACCAGCCAGGCCTGCACCCGGACGTCCAAGGGGGACCCCTGAGAGCAAACCACCTCCGGGTTACGGATATGGATCGCGGCGCAGACCTCAGCCGCCCCCAGATACCGCACCATGCCGGGTCCGCAAGCCGACGCCGCGGCCACGGCCAGCAGGCCGGCCCCGGGATACTGCTCCGAACCCGCCACAATCCCGGCAACGCCCCTGGTGTACTTGTGATCGGCAGTGGCCGGGACGGGCAATAAGTTTGCCAGGTCGGCGGTTTCAAGCCGGAGGACGTCGGGAGCCCCCAGGAATTCGTCGATGCCAAGGTCCACGACACTCACGCTGCCGCACAGCTGCTCGGCCGGGGCGCACACCACACCGGTTTTGGCCGCTCCAAAAGTGACGGTGAGATCCGCCGGCAGCACGGGGTGCGTGACTTCACCCGTTGTCGCATTGACACCGCTGGGAAGGTCACAGGCCACAACTGCTGGCCCGTCACCCGCCGCAACCATGTGACACAGTTGCGCTACAACCTCTGCCAGTGGTCCCTGGAGCCCACCACGCCCGCCAGTGCCCAGCAAACCGTCAATAATGATGTCGCAGAAAGCCGACTCGGCAAGGAACGCCGCGAGCGCGCCTTTCTCCCCAGAAGCGGACGACGGCGGCTCCTGGCCGGGAGTCAGAGCCGGCACCGCGGGAAGAACCGGCATGCGCATGATGCGTCCACCGGCTTTGATGAACGCGAGCAAAGCCTCCGTGTGGGTACGGTCACTGGTGAGCAACGCCGTCGCGCAGGACCCGCGAGAGGCTAGGTAGGCACCCGCATAGAGTGCGTCGCCACCGTTGTTGCCAGAGCCAATCAGCAGCGCCACACGGGAGCCGTAGACTCCCCTGCCCCGGGCCCGCAGCACCGACACCACACCGAGCCCCAAGCCATGGGCGGCCCGCTGCATCAAGGCGGGGCCGTGGCCGGCGTCGAGAAGGGGTTGTTCCGCGGCGCGGACGGCGGCGGCGGTATAGGCGCGCAGCATGTCAGCTCTCGGCTATGACCATTGCGGTGGAGATGCCGCCGTCATGGCTCATCGAAAGGTGCCAGTGCTTGATGCCTTTGGCCTTCGCCACGGCAGCAACAGTGCCCTTGACGTTGATCGTGGGTCCTTGCTCGTCCAAGCCGATCCAGCAGTCCTGCCAGTTCATGCCAGCCGGGGCACCCAACGCCTTGGCCACCGATTCCTTGGCAGCGAACCGAGCCGCCAGAGACTGCGTGTTCAAGCCACGTTCAGCTGGCACAAACAACCTGTCGCGCAGGCCCGGTGTGCGTTCCAGCTGCCGGCCAAAGCGTTCAATGTCAACAACGTCCACACCAATGCCAATAATCATGACCCCAGCCTATTCCCCTGTCGCTCCCACGGCTCGCAAGCTCACCGCAGGACCCTCGCAACAGTGGGCCCACCCGTCGCGTCCAGCACCCGCAAGCTCACCGCAGGACCCTCGCAACAGTGGGCCCACCCGTCGCGTCCAGCACCCGCAAGCTCACCGCAGGACCCTCGCAACAGTGGGCCCATTCCTCACTCGACGGTGACCGACTTGGCCAAGTTGCGTGGCTGGTCAACGTCGAAACCCTTGGCGGTGGCTAACGCGCAGGCGAACAGCTGCAGCGGCACGGTAGTCAGCAACGGGGCCAGCAGCGGCGTGGTCTCCGGGATGTAAAACACGTGTTCGGCGTACTCACGCACCGACTCGTCACCTTCTTCGGCAATGACAATGGTCATTGCACCGCGGGCACGCACTTCCTGGATATTCGAGACCACCTTGGAGTGCAGGGAATCCCGGCCGCGAGGCGAGGGAACCACCACGATGACCGGCTGGCCCTCTTCAATCAAGGCGATGGGCCCGTGCTTGAGCTCGCCGGCCGCGAAGCCCTCCGCGTGGATATAGGCGAGCTCCTTAAGTTTAAGTGCGCCCTCCATGGCCACCGGGTAGCCCACGTGGCGGCCCAGGAACAGCACGGAGCGGGTGTCCGCCATGCTGCGGGCCAATTCCTTAATCTGCTCGGAGTTATCCAGGATCGTGGCGATCTTTGCCGGCATCTTGCCCAGATCCGCCAGGATGTCCTTGATCTGGCCCTGAAACAAGTTACCGCGCAGTTGTGCCAAATACAGGCCTAGTAGGTAGGCGGCGGTAATTTGGGCCAGGAACGCCTTCGTGGAGGCCACGGCGATCTCGGGGCCGGCATGCGTGTACAGGACAGCGTCGGACTCTCGCGGGATGGTGGAGCCATTGGTGTTGCAGATGGCGATCGTCTTTGCGCCCTGTTCGCGTGCATAGCGGACGGCCATGAGCGTGTCCATGGTCTCGCCGGACTGCGACAGGGAAACAATCAGCGTCTTGTCGTCAACAATGGGGTCGCGGTAGCGGAACTCATGGGAGAGCTCCACCTCTGTGGGGATGCGGCACCAGTGCTCAATGGCGTACTTGGCCACCTGACCAGCGTAGGCCGATGTCCCGCACGCCAGGACGATGATCTTATTGATGGTCTTCAGGACGTCGGCGTCGATGCGCATCTCGTCCAAGATCAGTTTGCCGTCAATGTCAGAACGGCCCAGCAAGGTCGCAGCCACGGCCTCGGGCTGCTCGTTGATTTCCTTTTCCATGAAGGAGGGATAGCCGTCCTTCTCGGCGGCGGCAGCATCCCAGTCAACCAGGTATTCCTTTCCCTGCGCCGGTGCACCATAAAAGTCGGTGATGTCCACCGTGTTTGCGGCAATGGTGACAACCTGGTCCTGGCCCAGCTCCACGGCGCGGCGGGTGTAGTCGATAAACCCTGAAACATCCGATCCCAGGAAATTCTCACCATCACCCAAGCCAACCACCAGTGGCGAGTTGCGGCGGGCGGCGACCACCACCCCCGGCTGCTCGGCATGCGTGGCCAGAAGGGTGAAGGCACCCTCCAGACGCTGGGCAGCAAGCTGCATGGCCTCGGTTAGCCGCCCCCCTTCACCGCTTCCATTTGCTGCAGGGGTTGCCACATCTGCCAGAGAACGGTAAATGTCACCGAGCAAAACTGCCGCCACTTCTGTGTCGGTTTCCGAGACAAAGGTGTAACCCTGCTTGAGGAGGTCGGCCTTGAGCGGGGCGTAGTTTTCAATGATGCCATTGTGGATTACAGCCAGCTTCCCGCCGTCCACTACATGCGGGTGCGCGTTCTTGTCGGTCGGTCCCCCATGGGTCGCCCAGCGGGTGTGGCCGATTCCCGTCATCGAGTCAGGCAGCGGGTTCGCGGCAAGCTCCGTGATGAGGTTGACAAGCTTCCCTGACTTCTTCGCCATGGCAATGCCACCGTTGGCCACCACGGCGACACCCGCGGAGTCATAGCCGCGGTATTCAAGCCGCCGCAAGCCCTCCATCAACACGTCCAATGCCTGATGGGGCCCGGCTGAAACTATTCCATTGGCCGGGGCAGTGCCGGCGTATCCCACAATTCCACACATGAAAAACAATCATAAACCCTCACCCATTTGCAGGACGTTCTACCTCCTTCGTGCAAATGACCCTGAAATTCTGTCACAAAAAATTCGCTTGCCCCGTACGAATATTTCGTACTGCGCAACAAACAAGGCAGAATCGGAGGTGTGACATCGCAAAGATCCGAGTCCAGCAATGGCGAAGGCGCCTCTCCTTTTGTGGAATTAGACCGCCAAACATGGTCGCGCCTTGCCAATAAGATTGAGCAACCTCTCAACGAGGAGGACGTCCAACGGCTCCGCGGGCTCGGTGACCAACTGAACATGCGTGAGATTCGCGACGTCTACCTTCCGCTTTCCCGGCTGCTGAACCTCTATGTGGGTGCGGCCGGCCACCTTCACAGCGCCACCACCACCTTCCTGGGAGAACGGGGCAGCCGCACCCCGTTTGTGATTGGCGTGGCTGGTTCGGTCGCCGTGGGCAAGTCCACCACTGCCCGTGTGCTGAAAGAGATGCTGTGCCGCTGGCCGGACACCCCCAACGTGCAACTGGTGACCACTGACGGCTTCTTGTACCCCAATGCTGAGCTAAAGCGCCGCGGGTTGATGGAGCGAAAGGGCTTCCCGGAATCCTACGATCGCAGGGCCCTGCTGCGGTTCGTCAGCTCCGTCAAAAGTGGCGCCGACGAAGTGCGGGCGCCAATGTACTCCCACCTGACCTACGACATCCTGCCCGGCAAGGAAGTGGTGGTCCACCGCCCCGACGTGCTGATTGTGGAGGGCCTTAACGTCTTGGCCGCCGCACGCCCACGAACCGACGGCCGGTCCGGACTCGCCGTGAGCGACTTTTTCGACTTTTCCATCTACGTTGATGCGAAGACCAAATACATCGAACAATGGTATATCGATCGGTTCCGATCACTGCGCAGCGGTGCGTTTTCCAACCCGGAATCGTATTTTCGCCGCTATGCCGACCTCTCTGACGTCGAGGCAGTTGCCACCGCCGCGCGGATTTGGAAGGGCATCAACGAACCGAATCTGCTACAAAACGTGTTGCCCACACGCGGGCGCGCCCAACTGGTGCTCACTAAGGACTCCGATCATTCCATCCGCCGGATGTTGCTGAGGAAAGTTTAGATGCCAGGTACCGGCTTCCACCAGGCCCGGAGGCTGCGCCGCACACCGGCCGACCGCCTCCGGGAATTGCTTTCCTGGCCAAACCCTGTGGGAATTCTGGTGTCGGTCGTAGGGGCGGCAATGGTGCTCACCGGTGCTGTTGCGCTAGGTGAAGGCTTCCCTCGTACGACGACGCCCTCCAGCCAGGTCCTTGCGCCCCCTTCGCCCTCCCCCGTCAGCACAGCACGGCCCACGCCGTCGAACGCGCCCCCCGCACTGGCTCCGGAACCAACAGCGACTCCCTTGATTCTGGGGGCCGACGCCAACGCTCCCATCCAAAAACTTTTCGCGTCCGGAACCGCCGCACCTGCCGACCGCGGGCTCTGGGATATTGCCAGCCCCGCCAGCCCACTGGTCCTGGTGAACAAACACCATCCCCTCGTGCCCACGACGTTTGAGCCTGCCGACCTCACCACGCCCAACGTTATGACCGGAGGAGGGGAAGCTGTTCTGCTGCGCACGGAAGCCGCCACGGCCGTGGAACGCATGTTTGAGGCGGCTTCCTCCGATGGCGTGCAGATCACCATCATGAGCGGGTACCGTTCTTACGACACGCAGGCCACGGTGTACAACGGATACATCGCACAAAATGGGCAGGATATTTCAGACACCACCTCCGCCCGACCGGGGTTCTCCGAACATCAAACGGGTTTTGCACTGGATATTGGTGACACCTCTGTCCGTTCGTCATGCGAGTTCACCATATGCATGGCTGAGACCCCGGCAGGGCGCTGGGTGGCGGCCCACGGTGCAGAGTACGGCTTTGTCATCCGCTACCGGCTGGGGCAGGAGTCCGTCACGGGCTATTCTGCCGAGCCGTGGCACCTGCGCTTCCTGGGAATCGCCGTCGCCCAGGACATGAACCGTCGTGGAATTTTCAGCTACGAGACATATCTGGGTCTTCCCTCAGCCCCTGGTTACGAGTAGCAAAGGCCACCGCCGGCACAAGGAAATTTCACAATTTCCTGCAGTTGCAGCATTTTTTGCGGTACTTTTGGTGCATGTTAAAGGGATTTAGAGATTTCATCATGAAAGGCAACGTCGTAGACCTTGCCGTCGCCGTAGTCATTGGTGCCGCATTTGGTGCGGTCGTCAACTCATTCGTCACCAATATACTCATGCCCCTCATTGCTGCGCTGGTAGGTTCGCCCAACTTCGACAGCTTCGGCAAGATCACCATCAATAACAACGACATCCTTTTCGGGGTGTTCCTTACCGTGTTGGTGAACTTTATCCTGGTCGCAGCAGCAATCTACTTTGTGGTTGTCATGCCCATGAACCACATGATCGCCCGTCGCAACGCCAAGCTTGGTATCAAGGAGGAAGCTCCCCCCGTCGACCCACAGCTGGAA
This region of Arthrobacter alpinus genomic DNA includes:
- a CDS encoding M15 family metallopeptidase — its product is MPGTGFHQARRLRRTPADRLRELLSWPNPVGILVSVVGAAMVLTGAVALGEGFPRTTTPSSQVLAPPSPSPVSTARPTPSNAPPALAPEPTATPLILGADANAPIQKLFASGTAAPADRGLWDIASPASPLVLVNKHHPLVPTTFEPADLTTPNVMTGGGEAVLLRTEAATAVERMFEAASSDGVQITIMSGYRSYDTQATVYNGYIAQNGQDISDTTSARPGFSEHQTGFALDIGDTSVRSSCEFTICMAETPAGRWVAAHGAEYGFVIRYRLGQESVTGYSAEPWHLRFLGIAVAQDMNRRGIFSYETYLGLPSAPGYE
- a CDS encoding holo-ACP synthase; this translates as MIIGIGVDVVDIERFGRQLERTPGLRDRLFVPAERGLNTQSLAARFAAKESVAKALGAPAGMNWQDCWIGLDEQGPTINVKGTVAAVAKAKGIKHWHLSMSHDGGISTAMVIAES
- a CDS encoding bifunctional ADP-dependent NAD(P)H-hydrate dehydratase/NAD(P)H-hydrate epimerase, which gives rise to MLRAYTAAAVRAAEQPLLDAGHGPALMQRAAHGLGLGVVSVLRARGRGVYGSRVALLIGSGNNGGDALYAGAYLASRGSCATALLTSDRTHTEALLAFIKAGGRIMRMPVLPAVPALTPGQEPPSSASGEKGALAAFLAESAFCDIIIDGLLGTGGRGGLQGPLAEVVAQLCHMVAAGDGPAVVACDLPSGVNATTGEVTHPVLPADLTVTFGAAKTGVVCAPAEQLCGSVSVVDLGIDEFLGAPDVLRLETADLANLLPVPATADHKYTRGVAGIVAGSEQYPGAGLLAVAAASACGPGMVRYLGAAEVCAAIHIRNPEVVCSQGSPLDVRVQAWLVGSGIDGDNAALLRASQAMESRVPTVVDAAALTLLGAGIPEEDAAEATGSRHNAHLVLTPHAGELSLLLTRHGIAKSRAEIEAAPLAAARLAARVTGATVLLKGPTTVVASPEGTVYTQADGAPSLATAGSGDTLAGVLVALLAMRAEHQHQEDPSEGVQDTLAVTAALAAALHGRLAHVDSGAPLNAGALAARIPAVWARIMH
- the glgX gene encoding glycogen debranching protein GlgX translates to MELWPGRQHPLGSHADGNGTNFAVFSGGAQAVDLCLFDAEGTETRLPLTEVDAYVWHGYVPGVEAGQHYGYRVDGPWDPANGLRFNPSKLLLDPYARAVGGDIRWGQPLYAYEFGQPLTRNDKDSAPHTYRSVVTDEQFDWTDADGHDDVRPDTPYFQSVIYEAHVKGLTALHPDVPEHQRGTYAGVAHPAVVAHLKNLGVTAVELMPVHQFVQDDSLAAKGLRNYWGYNTIGFFAPHNEYASATDPCDQVREFKEMVKELHRNGLEVILDVVYNHTAEGNHLGPTVSFRGIDNGAYYRLMDGDKEHYLDYTGTGNSFNVREPHALQLIMDSLRYWVSEMHVDGFRFDLAATLAREFYDVDKLSTFFEMVQQDPVVSRVKLIAEPWDLGPGGYQMGNFPPQWTEWNGKFRDTVRDFWRGEPATLGEFASRLTGSSDLYGHSGRRPVASINFVTAHDGFTLADLVSYNDKHNEANGEDSRDGEAHNRSWNCGVEGPSDDAGILAVRARQQRNFLTTLLLSQGVPMILHGDELGRTQNGNNNAYNQDSALTWINWDTADSQLIDFVSRLVRLRAAHPVFRRRRFFNGHPVDRGDDGALPDIVWLRPDSAAMTGADWDSGFGRSIGVFLNGAGLPECDAQGRAVVDDCFLLLFNAGDNAVDFTLPDGEYAQRWVVEVHTDGVSASEFASGEMVSVTGRSVLVLRAPERN
- the coaA gene encoding type I pantothenate kinase, with amino-acid sequence MTSQRSESSNGEGASPFVELDRQTWSRLANKIEQPLNEEDVQRLRGLGDQLNMREIRDVYLPLSRLLNLYVGAAGHLHSATTTFLGERGSRTPFVIGVAGSVAVGKSTTARVLKEMLCRWPDTPNVQLVTTDGFLYPNAELKRRGLMERKGFPESYDRRALLRFVSSVKSGADEVRAPMYSHLTYDILPGKEVVVHRPDVLIVEGLNVLAAARPRTDGRSGLAVSDFFDFSIYVDAKTKYIEQWYIDRFRSLRSGAFSNPESYFRRYADLSDVEAVATAARIWKGINEPNLLQNVLPTRGRAQLVLTKDSDHSIRRMLLRKV
- the glmS gene encoding glutamine--fructose-6-phosphate transaminase (isomerizing) codes for the protein MCGIVGYAGTAPANGIVSAGPHQALDVLMEGLRRLEYRGYDSAGVAVVANGGIAMAKKSGKLVNLITELAANPLPDSMTGIGHTRWATHGGPTDKNAHPHVVDGGKLAVIHNGIIENYAPLKADLLKQGYTFVSETDTEVAAVLLGDIYRSLADVATPAANGSGEGGRLTEAMQLAAQRLEGAFTLLATHAEQPGVVVAARRNSPLVVGLGDGENFLGSDVSGFIDYTRRAVELGQDQVVTIAANTVDITDFYGAPAQGKEYLVDWDAAAAEKDGYPSFMEKEINEQPEAVAATLLGRSDIDGKLILDEMRIDADVLKTINKIIVLACGTSAYAGQVAKYAIEHWCRIPTEVELSHEFRYRDPIVDDKTLIVSLSQSGETMDTLMAVRYAREQGAKTIAICNTNGSTIPRESDAVLYTHAGPEIAVASTKAFLAQITAAYLLGLYLAQLRGNLFQGQIKDILADLGKMPAKIATILDNSEQIKELARSMADTRSVLFLGRHVGYPVAMEGALKLKELAYIHAEGFAAGELKHGPIALIEEGQPVIVVVPSPRGRDSLHSKVVSNIQEVRARGAMTIVIAEEGDESVREYAEHVFYIPETTPLLAPLLTTVPLQLFACALATAKGFDVDQPRNLAKSVTVE
- the mscL gene encoding large conductance mechanosensitive channel protein MscL, with the protein product MLKGFRDFIMKGNVVDLAVAVVIGAAFGAVVNSFVTNILMPLIAALVGSPNFDSFGKITINNNDILFGVFLTVLVNFILVAAAIYFVVVMPMNHMIARRNAKLGIKEEAPPVDPQLELLTEIRDALTARPTGGLH